One Heptranchias perlo isolate sHepPer1 unplaced genomic scaffold, sHepPer1.hap1 HAP1_SCAFFOLD_70, whole genome shotgun sequence genomic region harbors:
- the LOC137318349 gene encoding histone H1-like, with the protein MNTLLEAAETAPPAAAAPPKAPKKKKAVPRPKSTGPPLGEQILKIVADCNDRKGISLAAIKKVLATKGLDVEKLRSQIKLSIKRNVENGSLVQIKGTGASGSFRVAKKETQAKVVKKVKKQVTKKSPGKKPAAKKTAVKNLTAKKPAVKKSTTKKAAKSPIKKKVAAKKPKTPKTVKAKAKKVEKPRAKPKSAKPKKAAGKKK; encoded by the exons ATGAACACCCTGTTGGAAg ccgccgaaacggcacctcctgccgccgccgctccacccaaggctcccaagaagaagaaggcggttcccagACCCAAGTccaccggtcccccgttgggagaacagatcctcaagattgtggcggattgcaatgatcgcaaggggatatccctggccgcgataaagaaggttctggctaccaaaggcctggatgtggagaagctccggtcccagatcaaattaagtatcaagagaaatgtggaaaatggctccctggtgcagatcaagggcacgggcgcctcgggctccttcagagtcgctaagaaggaaacccaggcaaaagtggtaaagaaggtgaagaaacaagtgaccaagaaatctcccggaaagaaaccagcggccaaaaaaacagcGGTCAAGAAtttaacggccaagaaaccagcggtcaagaaatcgaccacgaaaaaggcggcgaaatcaccaattaagaagaaagtggcggcgaagaagcccaagacccccaagacagtgaaggccaaggcgaagaaggtggaaaaaccgagggccaagccgaagtcagcaaagcccaagaaagcagcgggcaaaaagaaataa